ctctatttatagagagttttcagagttcattcccacatattttgggaagattcttctgcttattaattaaaatattgatattaaatactgtaactcctatatacaaggaaacgtcccctgaagaccagggggcaaataacagacttgttaatatccctttaatgttgggatgttacaacaataaatatttttaaatacatGGAACGCGTTACATCAGACGACCCATTAAATCTTTTgaggtcggcaatcagcatcatgtcggtccaggtctatagataagttacgaactagccgccttactccaagaccagctcggagcgggtaGATACCAGCGAGGCTATTACATTCTGAGCTTGTACTCCTgttaagctcgggctacttgatccgaagacactcGACAACATATATGCCCCGATGCTAAGCtctttcgagctcagaaagaacttcgaggttaaatgtctttgaggttgccatcttgattcgagggtttGACATCTGGGCCACGAACTTGCGTTTTAGATATCTCGAGcccacacttgacgagtccagctttcctAATCACAATCTTaggtctcgaaatttgggtgtaacatttttccccctcaaaagtattggttcgaatcctatgagaaggaaacttttgaactaatttcttcgggaaccgttccgtcacacactcgagtatggacacgcgtcagttaggtattgctcactcaaggtacttgagtgccttgaaactctgcccatgtcTATCTGCCTGCCTTCCTTTTGGGTACTATCATTTCACTAGTCCTTGGCCGTTAGATCTGATacagaatctggccaatggcccagattggTTCAACTTTTAACATGCCCGTGGGCCTATAAATAAGTTTCCGGTTATCTTCTCCATTTTTCCTTCACATTCAAACTTTCagaaagaaaaaaccagagcctTTCTTgtccagttcttgcatgttctccaagccgagaagacaaagcaacgttggactttttgactcagtgagatcgcacttgcaaccgctcattcaatcatccatttctctgtttccaccgatcacattgtgtaagttttcggttcatggcttctttgcgttatatatacattttttttccttcatgtATGTTTATGGTTCTATTACACCATGGGCACTAGGATTTATTTTCGACCCATTcattagtttaatgcactaggatTAGGGTGCTTCAACTGATAGACATTAGGTTCAAACCCAGTTTTTGCGAAAAATGGGCCAGATATGGTTCCTTTTTTGGGATTTCAAATTTTAGAgaccatatcttgcacaccaagatatcgggtacaaaatcagggttttttaaggaatgcacgattcccaaaaatatcacctttttaataACCGCCACCTCTTTCCCTAATATTTTCAGGATTTCCCATAACTCATCCACCTTCCCTCCTttcggtggaatacacgctctgagattggcttcatcctttggatcgagccTTCCTtatagcctcgatcattcgagcttaggtactatttgtctctttatttcttgttcgcttggccctcacccttttgctttcttgttagatgccgcagaattcgggaaagtggtgggggtcaaagctcgcgattccttactcaccagtaGCTTCGAGCCCGGAATCTCCCTTTACTCAGATGCAACGcttaattcgggagcacgaactaaggtgtgagcaagaggacactcgagaccacttccgacgtcagatagacgaggtcgaagaagggaagaGGAAAAGATTAAGGGTCGCCCTTTATCCGGATCTGGACACCGAGTTCagaccgattcctctcgatcctacgctcaaagtgacaatcgccttcaagccgGGCACTCTTCAATTttcgctgatgggggaaccttctacctcgcagccgaggagagaattctTCAAGGCTGAGCATTACTAGAGCTCGGTTACGTCGTTAGGTCAGATAGCTGATATTCTGGCCTTTCACGGCATAGGACTATCGGGCTCGCTGAGGTATCGAGCTCCGGCCTCCCACGAACGGAGTTGCCGcactccaggagatggaaatcctaacAACAAGCTGAGATACGTAGCTTGGAGCCTGGAGAATATGAAGGCATGGGCgatactgcccttgaagtcttttttcaaggacttcacagacttggttgggttggctcccttccagctcaacaccaattcctacagggttttgtctgccctgaggtcgctgtaccacgagctgaagtggaaaggacctttgccagaagagatcttatatctcttttgcttgaaaagaaatccctctcgagctcggggaggagatggcttctactatctctcgagctatcccaaggagaagaagatgtttgaagatCTTCCTAACCACCctcctgatttcaagaaggcctttTTCTGGACAGATGACCTAGCCCCGTCTCGATTCTACTctttcagacggattcgtaagtatctcaacttctttcttttttgtgctcgaattttgCTTAGGCTtgtatttagttgaaatgtgtttgatCTTCCAACCAATTACCATCGCcctactcccaccaaggagatgagggagcacagagagactctgctccagcttccctatggcaggaggtccctctcctaccTCCTACATGAAGGCAAACTCTAGGCATGTGGGCTCTTaggggaggatcagtctacatctgactggtccaacaagaaatACGATTGGTGGGAGCTCATACCTCAGCCGACCGGCAACCTTATCCCAAGGAGAGGTGCGAGGTCCAacaagatattttatgataatttaaataattaaataatatttatttaaaaatactaaagtcatatatattatttttttatcttatatatttgtgtgataatttattttttatcaagtgaatgaagctcttttttttttatcaaattcaccaaaggactttgcgagttacattagaaactaaaaatagttgatgcatgtatactactctacgctatgactttttctattattattttattataatattaatttctttttaaatattattgtaaaatatatatatgtcattagTCATGCAactatatatctatgtcaatgttgtgttaatatgtcatatatgtagagattattgatatatacAATAAAactgtaattcattctattatatattgaagaaaaaagtgaaccgatttttattaaaattacagataatgttttgccctaattttttaatacatttatgtcatacattatattaaacatattttatttattttaatgacattgtttgtttatttaaaatttatatgataattaaaaaataataaaaataaatacatgtttgaataaacatgtttataactttaaaactaagcaaacgtgcattgcacgttatttTTACCTAGAATGTCTAAAAGTATGTAGATAagggaaattcttagttttaacagtttgtttggttaactttaacataatattctaaatatttaacgaaatatacttttaaactaactaaaaatagatatttattaattatattaatataaattcaaatattataaaatattattattataataatatttaatataagaatacatatataataattatattaatataaactcaaattcaaattcaatgttataaaatatcattattataataatatataatacacaactagatatttaataattatattaatataaatttaaatgttataaatattattatgataatactatataatctaaatttttaaatattattaatacTAGACAAGATAATTAATACTTAcatcaatataaatttatatattataaaatattatcataataatatataatatataatcttaatttttattaaaaaattatcatttaattttttaaaaatcatctattatatatatttaaaaaaattaaaaccaatatttttgtttaattttccatttaatatgtttatgttattattttatatataatattatttatttatttgaaatttatactACAATAATACAACTttaataaaaacaattaataaattctataaatgaaGCTACACAAATAACAAATAACATGTATTGCATATTGTTTGTATCTCGAGTAAAATGTAGCAATTGTTGTCGTTAGTGACCTCAATTGTTGTCGCTAGAAAAAGATTTTTAAGTACTACTTTCAATCACTATCAAGAAGGCATATGACCAAATTAATTAAGAGAATAATGGAGTACATTAGGGTAAAAAGTTTACACCTGTAGTCATAACTTTGAGCGATTAAAACTTAAAATTAAGATATAAATAAAAGAAACACACAAAGtagtttaaattaaaaaaaaaaaacgataGTGTTTTAAGCACGAGGCTTGGCGTTAGCGGCTAATGCATAGGAAGACATGACTGATAAAATGGCAGTGCATACGAATGCGACGAGGACGAGACTAGCTGATGCGTACCCCTTTGAGCAGAATTCGTCAACTTCGTCATCCTCGAATTCTTGATTGAAAAGTGCATTCAAATCTTTGGTTACAGCAAATCCTGCGGCTGTGCCCGTGGCTAATAGATACGATATAATCTGTTCAAACAATCTCAATGTTAATATTATATGTGTTTCTTCAATGTATATCTCATGAGAAAAATAATCAAATTCCCCCTCTAATATTATAGCTTAATAACACTTTCAAGCTTCTGCATTGCATTAATTACTAAGATTTTTACGTGGATATAATTGTCCGATGTATGTACTATATATTAATATGAGTATATAGTAAATGGTTGTTACATGGTATAGAATGTATAATGAAATGGATGGTAAAACGTACGAGTTTCATCAAAGACTTTTTATATGAGATTATATTCTCTAACAACGGTTAATTGGCTATTTTCACTAGTCATCGtggaaaaaggaaaactaataaTATAAGATTTCAAATGAATTGTATGGTAGGAAGGTAATTAAGGTGTATACCTTGTCACCATAGAAATCTATCAAAAAATATCCCTTTGCTTTGTTTAGCAAAAGGTAGAATGAGAATCCGAGTCGCCAGAGGGAATATATCATGCCAAACACAATCACAGAAAGCATGTATCTGTAAGTTAAAAACACATATAATTAGTATAAGGTAGTTAACACAGGAAAATAGCATGCTCTTTTGtcatgtttaatatatatatatattatgtattcaTATACCGGTATGCATATATCTTCTGAACGTTGAGTGTGATCGAAACATCGTCAATGGTCTTGGAGTTAGTGGCCAGGATAATAAGGGCTACTAAGAGGAGAATAAAAGTAAAGAACCATAATCCAAGACTCACAATCCGTGTAACCGTAGACATTAGCACTACCTTTTTTGATCCTCCAACGGGTTCATACTTTGTATTATTATCAGCCACCGCATGAGCAGCACTCTCTTGATCAGTGCTTTCCATTGATCTATATGTATGCCAAATTAAGGATTATCAATTATAGTTTGCTGTCCTTATTGCTAGCTTGTCTAATTACTATATTTATAGCCTCGATCACTAATATATAGTACTCcttaaatttgatttatttcttAATTAGACAGAGAGACATGCATATATGTCAATTAGGCAGGCTTTTTGAGGTCTCAATTTAACAGGTTGCAATATTTATTAATCAGCCTTGTTTTCAAGAACATCACTATGTTTTGTCAACTTATAATTTCTATTTCAATTGGTTacctttttaattaattaagctagTGTCTTTTTTTAAAATACTTATTCTATGTATGATAAAATCCTCTCGTAATTAATTAGCTGGCCCAATGCTACGGATTAACCAACAAGCCAGTCTATAAATTGTAATCGATCGACTTAGCCAGAGCCTTCACTTAATATGATATATCTAAATTAAATTTGGCTTCAAGCTTTCGGCTTTCTTGATCGAACATAGATATATGGAATAATGGCGTCGTTAACAAGAAAAcaaaaaactaacaaaaaatagcGTACATATTATCTGTCGATCATTTTTGTACTTacttcaaatatagggaaccatAATGCCATGCTCTACAGCTGGGGCGTGCATTTTCCCCCGAATCACCTAGCTATTATCTTCacctcaagaaaaaaaaaatccatttcaatatttaaatatatatatatagatgcactcttaatggttggttactttaatattaaccattgaaTTATtttcaatgatccatatttatagttgttaattaatatttctaaaaataaattttgattttttcccATGTTTGGAAGGGTTATCCGATGAAAAgagtatttattatgaaaatataatattgtaaacttttaatttttcaaatgcatgtcaatttctaaatataaatattgtctctcattggttgaaaacaacattaattatgacaaaaaaagaaaaaaaaaactaaattcgaaattaatgtagaataaaaatatttacctattggtgacttggtgctataccaagtcactatgttgccacatcatcataattattagtacacatctatgagtagtaaccattgaaaaatcttctttatatatatatattaaatgcacTATTTTTTAGGGTATAACTAAATCTAGAAAATTTTACTTACAAATATATCTTGTCATATCATAAAAAATATACCACAATTGTAAATAATTCTACCTAAAACTGGAAAAAAAGGCAC
This genomic interval from Humulus lupulus chromosome 8, drHumLupu1.1, whole genome shotgun sequence contains the following:
- the LOC133796032 gene encoding CASP-like protein 4D1 produces the protein MESTDQESAAHAVADNNTKYEPVGGSKKVVLMSTVTRIVSLGLWFFTFILLLVALIILATNSKTIDDVSITLNVQKIYAYRYMLSVIVFGMIYSLWRLGFSFYLLLNKAKGYFLIDFYGDKIISYLLATGTAAGFAVTKDLNALFNQEFEDDEVDEFCSKGYASASLVLVAFVCTAILSVMSSYALAANAKPRA